The genomic segment TCCAACATAATCATTGTTTCTTGTAGGTATCATTACTAAAACCAAATACTATATTCCATGAAAAAATTACTTACTTTTTTATTTGTCTTAAGCAGCACTCTGATATTGGCACAAGACAAAAAAGAAAATTCAAAAATTCAAATTGTAGAAGCCTCTTGTGGCCAATGCCAATTGGGAATGGAAGGAAAAAGTTGCGACTTAGCCGTTCGAATTGATGGAAAATCCTATTTTGTAGAAGGCACCAATATAGACTCACATGGAGACGCTCATGCCGATGATGGTTTTTGTGCTAGCATTCGTAAAGCAGAGGTAATTGGTGAAATAAAAGACAACAAATTTGTTGTAACTTACTTTAAATTACTACCGCTAAAACAACATTAAATCCAAATTAACATGGGGAATTTCATTTTACACAAAGCGAGTTCAAGAGGGCATGCTGATCACGGTTGGCTGAATGCTTACCACAGTTTTAGTTTTGCAAGTTGGTACAATCCAGAACGCATTCAATTTGGAATGCTTCGCGTTTTGAATGACGATACAGTTGCGGCTGGAATGGGCTTTGGCACCCACCCACATGATAATATGGAAATTATCACTATTCCATTAGAAGGCGATTTGGCACACAAAGACAGTATGGGAAATTCGTCTACTATCAAGACTGGCGATGTGCAAGTGATGAGTGCTGGAACTGGAATACAACATAGCGAATTTAATCCGAATGCAGACTTACAGACAAAATTATTTCAGATTTGGTTATTTCCAAAACACAGAAATGTAGAGCCGCGTTACCAACAAATTACTTTAGATATTGCAAAACAAAAAAATAATTTTGCTCAAATTCTATCTCCTAATGAAGAAGATGAAGGCGTTTGGATTCACCAAGATGCTTGGTTTTATTTGAGTGATTTCGATAAAGATTTTTCTAAAAAATTAGGTTTAAAAAAAGAGGGGAACGGTTTCTATATTATGAATATTGAAGGTGAAATCGAAGTGAATGGTGAAAAACTAGAAAAAAGAGATGCTATTGGAATTTGGGAAACCAATGAATTAGAAATTAAAGCCAATTCGGATTCTCGTTTTTTAATCATGGAAATTCCAATGGAACAGTAAATAGTATTCAGTATTCGGATTTTAGTGTTCGGCTAAAAAAATTGTTATTTTTGTGATTCAAACAAAATACGCAACACTAAACTTGAAACAAACGTTATGAAAGCATATGTATTTCCTGGACAAGGAGCACAATTTACCGGAATGGGTAAAGAACTATATGAGAATTCGCCTTTGGCAAAAGAACTTTTCGAAAAAGCCAATGACATTTTAGGATTTCGCATTACAGACATCATGTTTGAAGGAACTGCCGAAGAATTAAAAGAAACAAAAGTAACGCAACCTGCTGTTTTTTTACATTCGGTTATTTTAGCTAAAACCTTAGCTGATTTCAAACCAGAAATGGTAGCTGGTCACTCTTTAGGAGAATTTTCAGCTTTAGTTGCCAATGGTGCTTTGTCTTTTGAAGACGGATTGAAATTAGTTTCACAAAGAGCTTTAGCGATGCAAAAAGCTTGCGAAATTACTCCTTCAACCATGGCAGCAGTATTGAATTTAGAAGATAAAATCGTAGAAGATATTTGTGATTCCATAGACGGTGTTGTAGTAGCAGCTAATTACAATTGTCCAGGACAATTAGTCATTTCTGGCGAATACAAAGCGGTGGAATTGGCTTGCGAAAAAATGAAAGAAGCGGGAGCAAAACGCGCTTTAATCTTGCCTGTTGGTGGTGCTTTCCACTCGCCAATGATGGAACCAGCTAGAGAAGAATTAGCAGCTGCAATAGAAGGTACTACTTTCTCTACTCCAATATGTCCCGTATATCAAAATGTAACGGCAAGTGCTGTTTCTGACCCAGCTGAAATTAAGAAAAACCTAATCATTCAGTTGACAGCTCCTGTAAAATGGACACAATCTGTTCAAAAAATGATTCAAGATGGCGCTACTAGTTTTACCGAAGTAGGTCCTGGAAAAGTATTAGCTGGTTTAATTGGTAAAATTGACAAAGAAGCAGTTACTGCTAATGCTTAATTTGCCATTATAAATTAAATTTAAATCCTCATAGAATCCATTTTATGAGGGTTTTTTATTTTTGAAAATAGTATAAAAAATATGACAGCATTAATCGAACTACTTACGCTTTGTGAAGCCTCAAAAGTGATAGCACCCCATATTTCTTACTCAGAATATGTGCCGCTCGACTTATCCATTTCAAACGGAAAAATTCTTTCATCAAAGTTAGAAACTGCAAAAGATTATGGTGTTTTCATTCAAGAGTATTTGGATGACAACAAAGGAAAAATAGCTTTTGGAGGCTATCAAGAAATTCGAAATCTATATAAAAGAAGTACGGTATTTAATGCTGAAAATACAGAAGAACGCAACATTCATATTGGTTTGGACTTGTGGATCAATGAATCGGCTAGCGTACATGCTGCACTAGAGGGTAGAATTCATAGTTTTCAAAACAATACCGCTTTAGGTGATTATGGCCCAACAATAATTATTGAACATATAATTGAAAACCAAACATTCCACACCCTTTACGGACATTTAAGCGAAGAAAGTTTGATTGGTAAACAAATTGGCGATCCTGTATCTAAGGGTGAGCAAATCGGAAATTTAGGTTTACCACCAATCAACGGAGATTATGCTCCGCATTTACATTTTCAGATTATTATTGATATGGAAAATAAGTTTGGGGATTACCCAGGGGTTTGTAGTTCAAAAACTCTTGACCATTATAGTACAAATTGTCCTGATCCGAATGTGCTTTTAAAAATTTAAACCTATCATATTACATATGTCGAATTTCTTCAGAGTAATTATTTAAAATTCCTGTAACTAAATAAGTAGTGTCTTTTTTCTCAAAGAAAATATACCAAGTAGTTCTCTTACTTGGCTTAAAAAAATATAATTACTCCCTAGATAAAGTAATGTTTCGGTGGTGGATTTATTGTTTAAATGAATGTTGGAATTAATTGCCTCATATATCGAAATAACATATTCTTCTGCTGAAGATAAAAATCCGAAATATTCTTTATTATATAGTTGATACACTAAAGTATCTAAATAATCAACTACGGCAGGACTTATGAATACTTTTATTTCTCCCACCATCCCCTAATTCTCTTGACAGACTGTTGTTTTGCAGATTCAATCGATAATCCAGATTGAATTTCTTTTTCAAAATCAAAAGGTTTTGTACTAATTCCTTTTTGAGTTAAAGGTGAGATAGGATAAGAAACACTTGGTTCCTCTACTTTATTAATTTTAGACTTAGACTGTTTGGGATTCATGGGTTTATTTTTTTAGCTAATGTACAAAAAATCCCAAACTGCTCATTTGGGATCACTTATATTAATTTGAATTAAAAATTAAAGATCTAACTTCTAATTTTTTGTTCCCATTTCCAAGCACTAGCCATTGCTTCTTCCAAAGAAGATTGTGCTTTCCATCCCAAAATGGTATTGGCTTTGTGCGTATTGGCGTAGGCCTCAGTAATGTCCCCTTCTCTACGTGCTACAATTTTATAAGGTAATTTTTGACCGCTTACTTTTTCAAAAGCATGAATCACTTCCAAAACCGAACTTCCTGTACCCGTTCCTAAGTTAAAAGTTTCTACTTTATCTTGATTTTTCTTACTCAATAAACGTTGCATCCCAATAACGTGGGCTTTCGCCAAATCCACTACGTGAATATAATCGCGAATCGCAGTTCCATCTGGAGTTGGATAATCATCCCCATAAACGGATAATTCTTGACGTAATCCGATTCCGGTTTGCGTAATAAATGGTACTAAATTTTGCGGAACTCCCAAAGGTAACTCTCCAATTTCAGCTGAAGGGTGAGCACCAATTGGATTAAAATAACGCAACAAAATAGCATTAATACTAGACGCTTTTGCGGCATCAATGATAATTTCCTCTCCAATTTGTTTCGTGTTGCCATAAGGAGACATCGCAGTTTGAACCGATGAATCTTCAGTAATTGGCATTTTTTCAGCTTGACCATAAACAGTACAAGAAGAGCTAAATATTAAATTAGCAGTAGGCTTTTTCTCCAATTCTTGTAGAATATACACTAACACATTGATGTTGTTTTCATAATACAACAGTGGATTTCCTACACTTTCCCCAACCGCTTTTGAAGCTGCAAAATGAATTACTCCGTCAATATCTTTATGTCTTCTGAAGAAGTCTTGTACTTTGTCTTTCTCTCGCAAATCCAATTTTTCGAAAGCAGGTACTTTCCCAGTTATATTTTGGATTCCGTCCAAAACAGACAATGAAGTATTGGATAAATTATCGATTATAATAACTTCAAAACCTTCGTTTTGAAGTTCTACAACGGTATGCGAACCAATAAATCCTAATCCTCCAGTTACTAGTACTTTCATCTGCTATTGTTGTATTGCGCCTATTTATTTAAAAACTCTAAAATACTATCCGTGATGAATTTAATCTGTTCATCGTCTAATTCTGTATGCATAGGTAACGAAATCACTTCTTTTACTAATTGATTCGTAACTGGAAAATCTTCCTCTTTATAGCGTGCATCTGCATAGGCTTTTTGACTATGCAACGGAATTGGGTAGTAAATTGCACACGGGATTCCTTTGTCTAACAAATGTTGCATCAAACCGTTTCTATCGGCATCAATAATACGTAATGTATATTGATGAAAAACATGGCAATCACAGATATCACAAATACTTGGCGCGATAATGTTTTTATGCCCTTCTAATGCTGCAGTATATTTTCTTGCGGCGTTTTGTCTGGCTTTGTTATATTGATCTAAATACGGTAACTTGGCATTAAGCACAGCAGCTTGGATACTATCCAATCTAGAATTTACACCCACTACATCGTGATGGTATCTTTCATACATTCCGTGATTAACAATTCCGCGAAGTGTATGCGCTAAAGCATCATCATTGGTAAAAATTGCTCCTCCATCACCATAACAACCTAAATTTTTAGAAGGAAAGAAAGAGGTTGCACCCACATGTCCAATTGTTCCTGCTTTCTTTTTTGAGCCATCAGAAAATTTACAATTCGCTCCAATAGCTTGCGCATTGTCTTCGATTACATACAAATTATGTTCTTTGGCTAATGCCATAATTGCCTCTATATTAGCGGCACGTCCAAATAAATGAACTGGAACAATGGCTTTTGTTTTTGGTGTGATTGCTTTCTTAATTTTGTCAATATTGATATTCATATTGTACATATCAACATCTACTAATACAGGGGTCAACTGCAATAATGCAATAACTTCAACAGTTGCTGCAAAAGTAAAGTCGGCCGTTATTACTTCATCACCTGGTTGTAATCCCAATCCCATCATAGCAATCTGCAAAGCATCGGTTCCATTAGCACATGGAATTACGTGTTTTACACCTAAATAAGTTTCTAATGATTTTTGAAAAGAATGCACCTGAGGTCCATTGATATAGGCATTGGTATCTAAAACTTCTTGAATCGAAGTATTTACTGTTTCTTTTATTGCATCGTATTGACCTTTCAAGTCAACCATTTGTATTTTTTTCATTTACTTTTTGTTTAATGATTGGAAAGTTTGAATACTTTAAAATTCCAATTAAAATGAGTCCATTTGTAAAACGAAAAACAAAAATAGGTATTTAATGAGTTCTAACCAATCAAAATAAAATAAAGAAACTGTATTTTAGCACCAAAATATCGAGTATGCTTTTTATTTATAATATAATTGTTTCAATAGCAGGGTTGTTATTGCAAATCATCGCTTTTTTTGTACCAAAAATCAAACTTTTTGTTGAAGGAAGAAAAGACGTATTTCCAACTTTAATTTCCAAAATCAAACCAAATGATAAAACCATTTGGTTTCACGCTGCATCCATGGGCGAATATGAGCAAGGATTGCCTGTTATCGAAAGAATAAAAGAAAGATATCCCACCCACAAAATCATTGTTAGCTTTTTCTCCCCTTCAGGTTATGAAGTCCGCAAAAACAATCCCATGGCAGACGCTACCGTTTATTTGCCTTTAGATACACAAAAAAATGCTGCTAAATTCATTGATTTAGTGCATCCAGAGATGGTATTCTTTATCAAATATGAGTTTTGGCCGAATTATTTGAACGAATTGAAAAAGCGAAATACGCCAACCTACTTGATTTCTGGAATTTTCAGAGAAAAACAAGCTTTTTTCAAATGGTACGGTGGATTTTACAGAAAAGCATTAGATACCTTCACTTACTTTTTTGTGCAAAACGAAAATTCTTTACAATTACTCCATCAACTAGGAAAAGAAAAAGCAATAATTTCTGGCGATACTCGTTTTGATAGAGTAGCTAGTCTTTTAGAAAGAGACAATACATTAGATTTTATTGCTGAATTTAAAAACAATAAAACAACTATCGTTGCTGGAAGTACTTGGACAAAAGATGAGGAATTGTTACTGAATTATATGAACTCCAACACTACAGATACTAAATTCATCATTGCTCCACATAATATAAAACCGGATCAAATACAACAACTAAAAAACAGTTGTACCAAAAAAGTAATTTTATTTTCAGAAAAAGAAAACAAAAATTTAGCCGATTATGATGTTTTTATTATAGACACAGTAGGAATATTAACTAAAATATATAGTTACGCTGATATCGCATATGTTGGCGGTGGTTTTGGTAATCCAGGAATTCATAACATCCTAGAACCTGCTACTTTTGGAATTCCAATTGTAATTGGACCCAATTATTCTCATTTTGCTGAAGCTATAGAATTAGTTCGCTTAGGAGGATGCATTTCTGTAGATAATAATGATAGTTTAGAAGTAATATTAAATGAATTAATTGGCGATATTGAAATTCGAAAATCAAGAGGTGCAATTAGCGCTTCATTTGTTCAAAAAAACAAAGGCGCAGTTGCTAAAATAATGAGTGCTGTTTAGTTGTACTTTTTAAATTAAATTGAGGTTATTTTGCTGGTTTTTGCCCGTTTTTGATAAAAAGAAGGAAAATTGCCAAATATTATTTAAAAAAAAAATGAAAAAATATTTTACATATTAAAAATTTTATATCTTTGCCACGAATTAATAATTAACCTTTTATAATAAATTAAGATGAAAAAAGTATTTTTAAGTTTAGCTGTTGTTGCTGTTTTAACTGTTGTATCTTGTAAAAAAGCTGAAGCTCCTGCTGAAGAAGTAGCTGCTGATACTACTGCTGTTGCTGTTGACACTGCTGCTGTTGATACTGCTGCTGTTGATACTGCTGCTGTTGATACTGCTGCTGCTGCAAAGTAATTAATTACTACAGAGAAAAAAATAAGCCGTACACTTGGTGTAACGGCTTTTTTTATTTTATAGCTATATCTTAATTGACAACTCCTTTAACATTGTTATTTATTTTTAATCTGAAAAAATAACATCATTAGCTGAAAAATCAAGCACTTCTGAGGTTGATGCATATTTGACTATTTCATTGATTCCTTTTTCCAATCTAAGTTCCGTAGTATACTTTCTACTTGTTGCAAAGTGAACACCCTCTAACAATACTTTAAAGTAATACCTTCCATTAGTTGATCTGAATTTCAAGAAAGTTGCCAAATCAGTATTAGCTTTAAATTTTTCTATCGCTTCTTCTCCTTCAAATTTAAGTTCAAAACTCAAACTTGTAAAAATTGTTTTGCCCTTTCTAGAAGCAAATACAAACTTGTATTCGTCGTTAAATCGCTTCGTAATTACAAAAGTCCCCATATTCTTGATCGCACTAACAATTAGCGCTCATTTATTATATTTATAAAACAAAAAAAGCCTCTTCAATTGAAGAGGCTTTAGTACTCAGAGCGGGACTTGAACCCGCACGAACATTGCTGTTCACTGGATTTTAAGTCCAGCGTGTCTACCAATTTCACCATCCGAGCATTGTATGGTTTTGGAGCGAAAAACGGGGCTCGAACCCGCGACCTCGACCTTGGCAAGGTCGCGCTCTACCAACTGAGCTATTTTCGCATTTTCAATTCTATAAAAGAATCACGATACTTGTTCTGTATTGCGGATGCAAATTTAATACATTAATTCAATTACACAAGCCTTTTCAATAAAAAAATAGCCCGACAAAGGTAATCTTCTGATAACGTAAACTTTAAAATCAAAACTATTTTTTGCTTAGCATTCTTTTTATTTCATTCAGCTTCATCAAAGCTTCCATTGGTGTGATGGTATTGATATCTAAATTCAGAATTTCATCTTTAATTTCTTCCAAAAGCGGGTCGTCTAGATTGAAGAAACTCATTTGCATTTCATCTTTAACTTCCTTGATACCATTGAGCGCATCACTGGAATGATTTTTTTCTAATTTTTTCAATAGCTTTTGCGCTTTCAAAATTACAATCTGTGGCATTCCGGCCATTTTAGCTACGTGAATTCCAAAACTATGAGCACTTCCTCCTTTAACTAACTTTCTAACAAAAAGAACGTTATCTTTTAATTCTTTGACTGCTACATTGTAATTCTGAATCCTCGGTAACGATTCACTCATTTCATTTAATTCGTGATAATGAGTTGCAAAAAGCGTTTTTGGCTGTGCCGGATGCTCGTGTAAGAACTCAGCAATAGCCCAAGCAATCGATATTCCATCATAAGTACTTGTTCCTCTTCCAATCTCGTCTAAAAGCACCAAACTTCGGTCGGAGATATTATTCAAAATAGAAGCCGTTTCATTCATTTCGACCATAAATGTCGACTCGCCCATCGAAATATTATCACTTGCACCTACTCTAGTAAAAATTTTGTCTACAATTCCCATTCGAACACTCTCTGCAGGAACAAAACTTCCCATTTGCGCCAAGAGTACAATTAAAGCAGTTTGTCGCAAAATAGCTGATTTACCAGACATATTGGGACCAGTAATCATAATCAGTTGCTGCGTTTCTCTATCCAAGAACACATCATTAGAAATATAGGGCGTTCCAACAGGCAATTGCTTTTCAATTACAGGATGTCTTCCTTCTTTGATTTCCAATTCAAAGCTTTCATCAATTTCAGGGCAAACGTATTTATTTTCAATGGCCAATTGGGTAAATGAACACAAACAATCCAGTTGTGCTATCAAATTGGCATTCATCTGAACCGGTTTGATATACGTACCAATCCATTGGACCAATTGTTCAAATAATTCCGATTCTATTTTATGTATTTTCTCTTCAGCACCTAAAATCTTCGTTTCATATTCTTTTAATTCCTCGGTAATATAGCGTTCTGCGTTTACCAAAGTTTGTTTGCGAATCCATTCTTCAGGAACTTTATCTTTGTGCGTATTTCTCACTTCAATATAATACCCAAAAACATTGTTGAAGGAAATTTTTAAAGACGAAATTCCTGTTCTTTCCGATTCTCTTTTTTCAATTCCTTCCAAGAACTCTTTCCCTGAAGTAGAAATGGCACGCAATTCGTCTAATTCGGCATTCACACCTACAGCAATTGCATTTCCTTTGGCAATAGCCACAGGCGCTTCTTGGTTTAAGGTGGTTTTAATTTTTTCGCGCAATAAATCACAACTGTGTAAACTATCGCCAATCACTTTTACTGCTTCTTGTGGACTTTGTAAAGCCAAGGTTTTAATTGGCAGTATTGCGTCCAAAGATTCTTTTAAATATACAACTTCACGTGGCGATACTTTTCCGGCGGCTATTTTCGAAATCAATCGTTCCAAATCGGAAATTTGTTTGATTTGCGATTGTATCTTTTTTAATATTTCTTGATTGTCTTTCAAATAGGCCACTACTTGGTGACGACTTTGAATTTTAACAGCATCTTTTAATGGCAAAGCCAACCAACGTTTGAGCAAACGACCACCCATTGGCGAAAGCGTTCTGTCTATAACATCTAGCAAAGTAACCGCATTGTGATTATAACTATGATACAATTCTAGATTGCGAATAGTAAAACGGTCCATCCAAACGTAAGCATCCTCTGCAATACGTTGAATAGAAGTAATATGTTGTACTCTATTGTGTTGAGTTTCGGATAAATAATACAATATAGCTCCTGCAGCAATGACACCTTCTTTCAATTCTTCAATTCCAAAACCTTTTAAAGAAACCGTTTGGAAATGCTTTGTTAAAGTCTCAAATGCATAATCTTCTTTGTACAACCAATCTTCTAAATAAAAACTATGGTAATCTTCTCCAAAAGCAGCTTTGAAATCGTTTTTGCTATTCTTTGGAACTAGAACTTCACTAGGACTAAAATTTTGAAGTAATTTGTCAATATATTCCGCATTCCCTTGAGCAGTCAAAAATTCGCCAGTAGAGACATCTAAAAACGAAATTCCGATTGATTTATTTAAAAAATAAACGGAAGCTAAAAAATTATTAACTTTAGCTTGTAGTACCTCATCATTCATAGAAACTCCAGGCGTAACTAACTCTGTCACCCCACGTTTTACGATGGTTTTGGTCATTTTAGGATCTTCGAGTTGATCACAAATAGCTACACGTAAACCCGCTTTTACTAATTTAGGCAAATAGGTGTTTAAAGAGTGATGAGGAAATCCTGCCAAGGCAGTTTCGGTTTCGGACCCCGCTCCTCTCTTTGTCAAAACAATTCCTAATATCTTAGAAGCTCTTACTGCATCTTCACCAAAGGTTTCATAAAAATCTCCTACACGAAACAACAAACAAGCATCAGGGTATTTTGCCTTGATTTCATTGTATTGTTTCATTAACGGAGTTTCCTTTGCTACTTTTTCTTTTGCTGCCAAATCAGATGTATTAATCAATTCTTAATCTGTCAGCGAATTTATAGATTTTATAGCGAATAAAGAACAGTTCTTAGACATAAACCTATTTTTAGTTGAAATTGCACGGCTGTTTTCGAAAATTTATATAAATTTGTATTTCAAAATTTAAATCTTAAATCGTTATGAAAAAAATACTTGTTTTAGCCCTATTAGTTCTAGGAACAGTGGCTACCAACGCACAAGAAACATCTAAAAAAGGAAAAGCTGCAACTGCAAAAGTAACTGGAGCAGGAATGGTTTTTGCTAATGAAGTGATTGATTACGGTACAATTACTCAAAACGCAGAAGGTAAACGTGAATTTGTATTTACAAATAATGGAACTACTCCATTAGTGATTACAAATGCACAAGGTTCTTGTGGGTGTACTGTACCTTCAACTCCAAAAGAACCAATTGCTCCAGGAGCAAAAGGAACTATTGGTGTAAAATACGATACAACCAGAGTAGGTCCATTTACAAAAACAGTAACAATTTCGTCAAATGCAGCTGGTCAGCCAACTAAAGTTTTGACTATTAAAGGAAATGTGGTTGCTGCAACAGCAAAAAGCTAATTTTGTTTACAATACATTCAAAAGCTTCCTACTTTTACGGAAGCTTTTTTTTTACATTTAATTTGCTATGAGAAAATTAGAAAACAGCGAACTCGACAGAAAATCCATTGATGATTTCAAAGCTTCTGAAAAAACACCTTTGATTTTAGTTTTAGATGACATTCGCAGTTTACATAATATTGGATCAGTGTTTAGAACCGCTGATGCTTTTTTGATTGAAAAAATCTATTTGTGCGGAATTACAGCCACTCCACCCAATAAAGAAATTCACAAGACCGCACTTGGGGCTACAGAGACTGTAGTATGGGAACAGGCTGAAAATGTTTTGGAAGTAATTCAAAAACTGAAAGCAGAAAAAATTCAGACTTACGCTATTGAGCAAGTAGAAAGCGCCATTTTTCTTCAAAATTTTGAAGTAGAACAAAATCAAAAATATGCATTGGTATTCGGTAATGAAGTTTTTGGTGTCGCTCAAGAGGCGGTAGCACTTTGTGATGGCGCTATTGAAATTCCGCAATTAGGAACTAAGCACTCACTCAATATTTCAGTAAGTGCCGGAATTGTAGTTTGGGATTTGTTTAAGAAGTTACATTTCACCAAATAAATCCTACTAATCAACCGAAAATACTATATTTATAGCATGAAGAAAAGAAAAACCATACCGCTCTTCTTGCTAATTATAACAATAGTTGGAATTCAATTGGGATATTCATCACATCTCACTTTAGATCCACCTACAAAAAAAACAGTAACAACTACAGCCCCTTCAATTACGGCAACTGGAGATTTAACTTATTGTCCTCTTTCAGAAACCAAAATAGTTTCTACAGTTACAATAACACATGATCCATCGGATTTAACCACTGAAGCTATTTACATCCAGATTGCTTCAGGATATGTTATTGGAGATGACCAACTTTTGTTAACAAATAAAGCTTCACATCCATCTATTGAAGCTTTTTGGAATGCTTTAGAAGGAAAGTTAAAACTATCAAGTCCCACAACAGGCACTCAAGTCAATTATTCAGATTTTGAAGAAGCGATTAGAGATGTTATGTATTACAATTCCAATCCTTCTCCATCTGGAACTCGAAATTTCTCTATTTCTTTGGGGAATGGTCAAGCAAATTATCTTCCCCGAAATGGACATTATTATGAATATGTCCCTAATTTAGGGATTACTTGGACAAACGCAAAAGCAGCTGC from the Flavobacterium ammonificans genome contains:
- a CDS encoding DUF6370 family protein; this translates as MKKLLTFLFVLSSTLILAQDKKENSKIQIVEASCGQCQLGMEGKSCDLAVRIDGKSYFVEGTNIDSHGDAHADDGFCASIRKAEVIGEIKDNKFVVTYFKLLPLKQH
- a CDS encoding pirin family protein, whose protein sequence is MGNFILHKASSRGHADHGWLNAYHSFSFASWYNPERIQFGMLRVLNDDTVAAGMGFGTHPHDNMEIITIPLEGDLAHKDSMGNSSTIKTGDVQVMSAGTGIQHSEFNPNADLQTKLFQIWLFPKHRNVEPRYQQITLDIAKQKNNFAQILSPNEEDEGVWIHQDAWFYLSDFDKDFSKKLGLKKEGNGFYIMNIEGEIEVNGEKLEKRDAIGIWETNELEIKANSDSRFLIMEIPMEQ
- the fabD gene encoding ACP S-malonyltransferase; the encoded protein is MKAYVFPGQGAQFTGMGKELYENSPLAKELFEKANDILGFRITDIMFEGTAEELKETKVTQPAVFLHSVILAKTLADFKPEMVAGHSLGEFSALVANGALSFEDGLKLVSQRALAMQKACEITPSTMAAVLNLEDKIVEDICDSIDGVVVAANYNCPGQLVISGEYKAVELACEKMKEAGAKRALILPVGGAFHSPMMEPAREELAAAIEGTTFSTPICPVYQNVTASAVSDPAEIKKNLIIQLTAPVKWTQSVQKMIQDGATSFTEVGPGKVLAGLIGKIDKEAVTANA
- a CDS encoding peptidoglycan DD-metalloendopeptidase family protein, producing MTALIELLTLCEASKVIAPHISYSEYVPLDLSISNGKILSSKLETAKDYGVFIQEYLDDNKGKIAFGGYQEIRNLYKRSTVFNAENTEERNIHIGLDLWINESASVHAALEGRIHSFQNNTALGDYGPTIIIEHIIENQTFHTLYGHLSEESLIGKQIGDPVSKGEQIGNLGLPPINGDYAPHLHFQIIIDMENKFGDYPGVCSSKTLDHYSTNCPDPNVLLKI
- the galE gene encoding UDP-glucose 4-epimerase GalE — its product is MKVLVTGGLGFIGSHTVVELQNEGFEVIIIDNLSNTSLSVLDGIQNITGKVPAFEKLDLREKDKVQDFFRRHKDIDGVIHFAASKAVGESVGNPLLYYENNINVLVYILQELEKKPTANLIFSSSCTVYGQAEKMPITEDSSVQTAMSPYGNTKQIGEEIIIDAAKASSINAILLRYFNPIGAHPSAEIGELPLGVPQNLVPFITQTGIGLRQELSVYGDDYPTPDGTAIRDYIHVVDLAKAHVIGMQRLLSKKNQDKVETFNLGTGTGSSVLEVIHAFEKVSGQKLPYKIVARREGDITEAYANTHKANTILGWKAQSSLEEAMASAWKWEQKIRS
- a CDS encoding DegT/DnrJ/EryC1/StrS family aminotransferase; this encodes MKKIQMVDLKGQYDAIKETVNTSIQEVLDTNAYINGPQVHSFQKSLETYLGVKHVIPCANGTDALQIAMMGLGLQPGDEVITADFTFAATVEVIALLQLTPVLVDVDMYNMNINIDKIKKAITPKTKAIVPVHLFGRAANIEAIMALAKEHNLYVIEDNAQAIGANCKFSDGSKKKAGTIGHVGATSFFPSKNLGCYGDGGAIFTNDDALAHTLRGIVNHGMYERYHHDVVGVNSRLDSIQAAVLNAKLPYLDQYNKARQNAARKYTAALEGHKNIIAPSICDICDCHVFHQYTLRIIDADRNGLMQHLLDKGIPCAIYYPIPLHSQKAYADARYKEEDFPVTNQLVKEVISLPMHTELDDEQIKFITDSILEFLNK
- a CDS encoding 3-deoxy-D-manno-octulosonic acid transferase; the encoded protein is MLFIYNIIVSIAGLLLQIIAFFVPKIKLFVEGRKDVFPTLISKIKPNDKTIWFHAASMGEYEQGLPVIERIKERYPTHKIIVSFFSPSGYEVRKNNPMADATVYLPLDTQKNAAKFIDLVHPEMVFFIKYEFWPNYLNELKKRNTPTYLISGIFREKQAFFKWYGGFYRKALDTFTYFFVQNENSLQLLHQLGKEKAIISGDTRFDRVASLLERDNTLDFIAEFKNNKTTIVAGSTWTKDEELLLNYMNSNTTDTKFIIAPHNIKPDQIQQLKNSCTKKVILFSEKENKNLADYDVFIIDTVGILTKIYSYADIAYVGGGFGNPGIHNILEPATFGIPIVIGPNYSHFAEAIELVRLGGCISVDNNDSLEVILNELIGDIEIRKSRGAISASFVQKNKGAVAKIMSAV
- a CDS encoding DUF1508 domain-containing protein, translated to MGTFVITKRFNDEYKFVFASRKGKTIFTSLSFELKFEGEEAIEKFKANTDLATFLKFRSTNGRYYFKVLLEGVHFATSRKYTTELRLEKGINEIVKYASTSEVLDFSANDVIFSD